The genomic DNA tgatgatgtctGTAGGCTTTTACTGGTAAGTTGTTTAACACCTGTATCTCTCATTGTTACTACATTTATAATTTTCATAAAACAATAAGTTATAAATTATTGCAGAGTTAtgatgtgtatgtttctgtaccTTTTTTGTATATAATTCCAGTAGGTGAAGAGGTAAAAGAAGGATAAATAATTGATAAGGAAATATGAAATTAATTCTATGAGCTACCTCTTCAGGAGAAGCATCATTTAGTAAGCTAATAAACCGCTCTGCATTAGGTGTTATTTTGCTTAAAGAATTTATCTGAGAGTCTCCAGAACGCCACTGAGCAGAGCCAAACCCTCAGTAGCTGTCGGCAGACAGGGACATGCCCTACTGACTTGGCCCTAAACTTGTTGTAAGTCATTGAGGGGGCACTGTGTGGGAAGGTTGAGGCTGAGAGGATGATGGACAATTTGTTGTTGAGTAATAGGTTGATTTGTATTACATATGGAGCTCTGTGATGTTTTgctctttcagtttatttaaagTGAATGTTAAACACTCATCTTAGTATTGATTAGACAAGTAGGAGAGGAGAGACTGCATCGGCTGGGATTGAAGCCCTTTATGTCCGAGTTGCAGTTATTCCCCTATTAGAAGTCGGGTCCActcattttttccctttaaagaaCAATTGATCAATCTGTACTGTGTTATTCTATCTGTGAggggaaacaaacaacaaagaaacaataactAAGCTCTGGAGCAGCGGATACATGGGCAAGGAGCAGAGGAGACCCTCCCTCACCCACCCTACTCCATCCCACGTCCCACCCCCCTCTACCCCAACCAACTGCGGCTCTTCCTTAGAACTCCAATCTTGCTCCAGCGCCTTTGTGTGCGCCACTCACTTGGGAGCGGAAAGGGTCTCAGGGTGGCTTGAGCCCAAGGACTTCTGTGTTCCCAGTAAACATTCCCGCACACCCAGAGGTCTTCCCACATAGAACTGTGAATAAAGGTCCTGTTTTGCTAACCTGAACCCTCCCTCTCTTAACCCCTTTATAATAGGGACAGCTGGACCTTAGCCTCAACGAACAAGGCTATAGCTGTTAGTCATATTTGTTAAGTACATCTGTTAGGTCACAGGGTTTATGGAAATTGGAGGTTATCACAGCAAATCAGCTCTTTTATCATGGGAATTTAAAATGTCTTATCTACCTGGGTTCGTATTTATAATTCAACTAGAGTCCAGGGTGTGTGGATCTGTTCATGGGGCAATTCAAGGACTACAAGATTCTGACCGTGGGCTTGGTCTTTCTGCTTTTGGTAAGTACTTTCCATGCCTCTCGATGGCTTCCTTACAACTCTCCCATGGGTAGATTGGTTAACTTCTGTAATCTTGGAGAGTGAACTGGGGGAGGCTCTCATAAAATACAGTGGagcaaggtgggggtggggataccTAGTGCGTCCAGACCATGGTGTGCTCCTCAGTATATACCATGCATCAGGTCCAGTGTCAAGGGGGTTTacttggggaggggagaggaataAGGGTCTGAGCAAGGGGTAGTGGCAGACAGGTAGACATgtacacaggcaggcagacagatggtAAAATTGCCAGGAGTGTTCCTGCTCCGACGGAAGGGTGTCCTGGGACTTGGAAACCCAGGACAGCTCTGAGTAGAGAAGCTATCTGAGTGAAAAGGCATCCTGAGACACCGAAGCTCAGGAATCGCACAGACCTGAGAGGAAGCCTGCTCAGCAGAGGCGTGGTAGCTCCCAGGAAGGGTATCCCCATCTACACTGAGGACTCAGGAGCCTcagccccctctttctcttcccttcttcctttcttctcttcattgCTTCTTGGCTTCTTCTGATGAGACTCACACCAGGCAGCAAATCTCATAAAAGAGATTTGTTGGAGCGTCCTTGGAGAGAAAGTACAAACTCAGGGGTGGCCGCCCTCTGCTCCCAGCAGTGGGAATTGGACAAATGGTAGCGGTTATATAGGATTTCTTAGTGAGAAGAGCTTTTTAGGAAAGAGACTTCCAGATTGAAGATTTGGGGATTTCAAGTCCTGATCTTGGGGTGCTCAaggattggtgggttttcttgTTTAGGGATTGATGGGTTTTCCCATCAGGGATTGGTGGCTTTTGTTCCACCTCTACTCCCCTTTCCCTGCATCAGTCCCAGGGCTCAGAGTGGGAAGTCAGAGTCGTTCCAGGTTGCCTCAGCTGAGGCATCAAGTCTATGGAACTGTTCAGGCAGGCTAGAAAAGAGGGGATGCCACTGTAGGTAGCTCCTGCAGGATGGGATGAGCCACTGTGGATAGCTTCTGTGATGGCTGCAGGCTAGGGAGCAACCTGGTGTCTCCATTTTGACAGCTCCTGTTGGGGCACAGGTGAGGCAGGAAGGACTGGCTGCAGCTGCACTCCTTTGCTGGATTTTGCTGCAAACTGCTTAGGGACGTCAATGAGGATTGGGAAGAGAGCTGAAGAGAAGGACAGAACGAGCGGGGGAGAGAGAATGCAGGGGAGCATATCTGTATATGCAGCCTACACCTGGTGCATCTAGAGGGGACAGCAGCAGCTATGACATAAGCCAATGACATAAGCCATTGTtaggtccctgggaggagcctaATGTACTACCTGTAAGCtaacatttcttcatttttgtttactTAAACATGAGGAACTAGGAAGGGGTGATGGTAGGGCCGAAGTATGTATTGTGTTCTTTAGAAATTTTTCAGCTGACTTGGGACCCTAAGAACACTGGGATGCTGGCCAAGTCCTGGGAGACCTGGCTGTTTCACGACTGGCACATATCTGTAGTTCGGAAACTACAGGCCCAGCTGAAGCAGTCTGTAGGGCTAGCCTGGAGCACTGTGGGTAGCTGCTCTGGATCCTTCCTGGATGCACATCTGGAATGAGCACCTGGACTTGACAGGATACTGGAGCACACACGTATACCTTAGTGAGAGGAGATGAGTATGTTAgagagaaatattttttcttaggtGTATATTGAAACTTTTAGACCCATGGTCCTGTTAGTTGCCGGGAGGGGAGTTCCCAAACCAGGTAATGAGGGAGGAATCTCACCCTCTGGAATAGGCCTTGATAGGTGGGAAACAGGCTGTTGATTGACAGGTTACTCATATGGAGTCCATTTGACCCATGAGAGGTGGATCCAAGCGTATTCTCGGAGGCTTACAAGAATCATTTTGAGTTTACAAAAAGAGATTAACTTTAGATAGGTTGGCATTACCATCGTTTGTAATCTGTACTGGAATCCACACAGGAGATTAATGCAGTAGACACACATCTTTGCGTCAGGGTAGAGGCTTGGAACACAGCTTTTTGTTAAAAGCATGAACACTCCTTAATCTGAGCTCAGGGAAAAGGGGCAAAAGCTCACTTACTCTTGATTTTCAGTATGACCACAGGGCGTGAAAGAGGGGCATCTTCACTCTCTCCAGAAGCTCGTGTGTATGTAACTTTAGCGCAGTAAAAAACCACATTTAAGTCTATGTTTGAGACACCAAAGGAAACTTAAAATCTTGAGCTTGTGACTGTGATAGTGGATCACACAGTAGAAGGCTTTACCAGAGTGAAGACTAATAACTTATCATAATTCCCTTGATCAATGTTACAACTCTGAGCTTTCAAAGCCTTAACACAACAGTGCAGTGAGGGGACGAAAGgtgaagaaattttaattccttttatGTACCTTAGAACACCTTATCACCATTTAAGCTTTCACTTGCATTAACCAACCCTAAAATACCTTGTCAGGCTCTAGAGCACTCTCTTAGGTCCTCATAACTTTAGCCTCTGTATCCTCAGCCTCACAGAAACTCTACATCTTTCCCTGTCTGGTGCTTCACTATGAGTCACATGTGGTTGCTTCCTGGGAGCAGCCACTGTAAAGTGAGTTCCTTTAGATAAAGGAATAGTAAAAAGTTAATTCTGAAACCTGTTTGGCTATAACATGAACCCTGTAAGCAAGGCAAACCAGTTTGCCTCTTTTAATCAGAGACCTAGTAGTCTTAACTAGAGAATGAATTGACTAATGAACTAACATGGTGGTGGATTACCTTGGGGAAGGAGCTGTTGTGCTCTGGCTTAGAGTTACATCTAGCTTAGCTGTCAATGTTATCAAAGACCTGAGAAGGATATATTATTATGCCAATAGCCTAGGTATCTATTAAAATGTCAGACTAGTCCATAGCCCACTACTTAGTTGTCCCTGCCTTCTGAGGTCTCCATGGCACTGAGGGCAGAGGCAGTCTTTGGCCATCAGGCCCAGAAGATGAGAAGCTTTTAATGTGGAGGAGAAACATGGGAGCAACTGACCTCACCTTATCATAGGCAATATGGGACAATTAATTCTCCAGGTGTCCTGTTTGTCCACAGTACAGGCTGAGCCCTAGCATTGGGTGAGGCATTGAGGGCAGTCTTTCCCAATGGTTGTCTCCATGCCCATGTCTTCCTGGAGACCTTAAGGGGTCACTACTAGAATTTTGGAGTCTCTGTCATaagtttaaatatattaaatgccATAGTCAACAGATTCTCTGACGGGTTTGAGGCCTGGTAGTTGCCAAGCACATCTGAGATGAATAATCTCTGTCTGCTTTTGGTATCTGCTCTAAACTGTATCCTGTAAACCTTACCTAGGAGGCTAAATAAAGCTTAGTCATAATTAACCTCATCAGTTCTTGCACGACTGGATATATTTCTGAACACATTTAAAGGTTTGATCATTGACAAGGCTACTGACTCCCAACTTGCATTTCGTTGTTACAGGTGCATTCGTGAACGTAGGAGTAGATTCCATCCCTGTTAGGTTTGAGCATGAAAAATCGTGATTTTGTGTTGAAGCTCTTCTAatatccaaataaacccttttactCTAGAAACACAGCCCATAAGAGACTGGGAACTCTTCTGATCTTTATATAGTGTATCATTTCGGAACATGTTTCCTGTAcgatttaatttataaaataacgcATAGCTTATGAAAATCTAAAGCTACACTATAGGTTAATAAAAGCAAGAACAACGCCAAGCATAGTTTAGGCCACTGATTCTAACCATTTTAACGTTTTTAAAACCTCAACTTTTTTTGTATTATTCTccccatattttattattttaatggttattttatttatttacatttcaactgttatccctccttccagtttcccctctccacaaacccctgtcccatctcccctcccctctgcttctatgagggagctcctcctcccacccacatACTCAGGCCTAGctccctagcattcctctatgctggggcattgagctttcacaggaccaagggcctcccctcccattgacaCAAGAGAAGTTCATCCTCTGCtccatgtgcagctggagccctgggtctccttgtgtgctctttggttggtggtttagtccctgggagctctgggggggtgtggttggatgatattgttgttctttctatgggtttacaaaccccttcagtcctttccctaagtcctccattggggtcttgTTACTCAATCCAATGGGTGGcagtgagcatccacatctgtatttgtcaggcactggcagagtctcttaggggacagccataccaggctcctgtcagcaagcatttcttggcatcagtaatagtgtctgggtttggtgtcttccAGTTTCAAAAAGTAGTTGAAAATCTCTCAGTTAtgtttttgtaattttaaaataaagcaccCTTTAAAGAGTGAAAACATAGAGCAGTGGTGTACACAATGTAATGTCTCTAAAACTACTATAtccatattttaattaattaattccctTTACATTCCAATATCAGCTCTCCCCATCTCCTGTCAGTCTCCCCCTCACAGCTCCCCCACACGGTttacctcctcttctcttctgagacGGTGGTGGCCTCCAggtattacacatacacacaggcacacacatgcatgtacacagtcACTGCAGGATTAGGCATATCCTCCCTCACAGAGACCAGACAAGAAGGCCCGTTTAGGGAAATGGGTTCCCCAGACAAGCAACAGCgtcagagacagaccctgctcttgttgttggggacccacatgaagaccaaacagCACATCTGGTAAATGCATTTGGGGATCCTAGGTACCACCATGCtcattctttgattggtggttcagtctctgggagaccccaagggtccagattagttaaCTCTGagggtcttcctgtggagtccctgtcctcttcaggtCCCTTAGTCCTTCCTCCAAtgcttccacaagattccctgagctccatctaatgtttagcTGTTGGTTTCTGCATTTGTTTTGGTCAACTGTTGGGTGGAGGCTCTCAAAGGACAGTTgtgctaggatcctgtctgcaagtataacagagtatccTTCATAGTGTctgagattggtgcttgccataggatgagtctcaagttgggccagtcagtgGTTGGCCAttacctctgtctctgctctatctttgtccctgcacataaTGTAAGCAGGACACATTTTAGGTCAAGAGTTTTGTGTGTTGGGTGTTggccttatccctccactgggtgTCCTGCCTGACTAAAGAAAGCAGCCAGTTTCCTTATCCCCTACTGCTAGGAATTTCAGGGAGAGTCACCCCCTTAGACACCCTGACCCTCGGCACATTCCAGGTCTCTCGCACGTCCTAGAGATGCTCCTCCCCAATCACCTCTGATTTCTGTTCTTTCTACCATGATTTCCATACATAtaatcccctcccccaacctacTCCACTCCCAATCCATTCTCCtacccagtttcctccctccatccacctatgacatctattttatttccccttctgagaaagggCCAGCATTCAACCAGCATCCCCTGGCTTCTCCTTGTTATTTGagttctttgggtctgtggcttGTAGAGTGGTTATCCacttaagtgagtacataccatgagtaCCTCAGCTGGGATGAtggctccatccatttgcctgcaaattctcaacagaggaatctcaaatgtctaagaactcctaaagaaatgttcaactcccttagtcatcagggaaatgcatatcaaaacaactctTAATATTCTTACTCACATATcttaatggctaagatcaagaagtcaaaggacagcacatgctagagaagatgtggagcaaggagaaacactcctccattgctgatggctGTGCAAACTCCCACAACCACTCCTgaaatcattaaaaaacaaagatatcatgaaatttgcaggcaaatggatagaactaaaaagTGATGGTGTACtgtgacttacagaagcttttcagttttatgaagtctcatttattaattgttgatcttagtgcctaagttattggtattctgttcagaaagcaCTCTCCTACATCAATGAATTCAAAGATTTCCTCACTTATATCCTATTTAGTATATGTGGCTTTATGTTAAGGTCTTTTATCCACTTGGAGTTTagttttgtgcatggtgataaaGATGAatctatttgctttcttctacacacAGCCATTcacttagaccagcaccatttgttgaagatgctctcccttttccattgtatggttttgtggctcctttctcaaaaatcaagtgtccacagggtttatttctgggtcttcaattcaattccattgatcaacctgtctgtcctTATTTAAAAGCTGCTTTGGAAACGTGCTTCTCTGATCAGCTCATGTCACATGTTGCTGCTCTTAATCTAGATGTCAGTGAAGCCATGGCTTCCAGTAACAGAGATGGCTGCCAGCCATGTGTCTGCCATTAATCAAGATGGCAGGGAAGCCACAGCTCCACCTTCTTTTTCACATAGTTAAGAAGGCAAGCAGCCACGTGTTGCTTATATACCAGAATAGAATCATGTCACATAGTTTAAAATTAACTAAGTGCAAACTTTTTATCACTAACCCAGGTTATGAgatttaaccatatccaataacttacaGGTCAATAATCCTGGTTTTGACCCTGGAGTTAAAAAACTTGCCTGGGTCTTAAAAGCATAACCCAATTTCCACCAGCCATAAAGGAGAACTGTAGAAAACAACGTCGcaattatacatatttaaataacatctgaatTTGTGTTCTGTGAGATCCAGCGGCCAGAAAACCAAGAAGAGAATTGAGCCAGGTGGTGATGGCAGGAGAAAGAAATACCATCTATTCACAATTCagaaccagtcagaaacaagCATGGAGGGGCCTCATACCAGCAAATACATCAATAGTTAAGCATACATTTTAAATTAGCTTTAGTTAATCTAAACAGACTTTTATAGTCTTGAAATTTCATCATCATGCAAAGAATATTTTAAACCAGGGGTGAATTACATATACAGAATGTTGCAAAAATATAACTGAATTTCTATCATCATATAAAAAAATCATACCAATTTAAAATGTGGGACTTGTTACTTTTTCTTAGTCTCAAAGGGGACAGAGTAATAAACTGAAGGTTCATTAGAACTAAGAAGTTTTATAATTGTTGCTTTGTACCATGTGGTTATATTATGATGGCCAAGTCCTACTTAGCTCATATGACTCCTAGTTAAGTACATTTTTGTTTCTCTAGGCATATATGTTTAAATGAGAGTTCCATCTAagttacatgcacatatacacacagagctAAATCTAAGTTACATATACACAGAGTTACATATATACAAACTTATGCCCTAAACAAAAATTGATTcacatatatacttatgtataGATTTTAATGATAAGCTTTTTGTTATGTAAGTTTAAAACCAAATATTGTGCTACTGTTCTCCAATGTAtcagacagcacacacacacacacacacacacaaacacacacacacacacatagagtttttaaaaaaaaaccaagaggcATTCACTGCTGTTCAGAGTACCTGGGtatagttcccagcacccgtagGGCAGATcaaaccatttgtaactctaggTCCAGGTGATCCAATGTTCACTTCTtatctccatgggcaccaggcatgtagtGCACATATATATGGATGCAAATCAATCATATATatacaagttttaaaaaagaggaagaacCCCCGCAGGTACCCCGATTTTTTGGTAACATATGGTAACTCAATTGGGACTCCTGAGAAGGTCTACTGACAGTATTGCCCCAGCCTTGCGATGTTTCTTTCACATAGATGTCATGGTGACTCAAATTGCTGGCTAatgaaggacagacagaaagacacaggcaGGTAGGTAGGACACCTAGATACTACTCAGTCAAGAGGAAGACAAtgggacacacacagcacactggTATAATCAATCCCCTTTCTTTACCCACAGGCGTTCTGGCTCACGACCACTTGGCATGAGCCCATAATCCGGTTGCTCCCACCACCCCGTCCTGTCTCTGAAGATGTCTCAGAGACCAtcgacagggactctgtccctcaAGAACTCTTCAACTTGACTAGCCTTGTATACTGGCCTCCAACTGGGGGAGATAGGGATGACTTTCTGGCCTCTACCAGCCCCAGAACCTCTACCTACCACTTGAAGGGTCCTGCCCAGGCCAACTATACTCTGGGAAGTAACCTAGAGGCCATCCTTGTGGCTCGGGATCACTGGGGTAGGCCCAAAGCTCATGGTGGAGATCTGTTTCGGGCACAGCTGCTGGGTCCAGAATTGAGAGCAGGAGTCCCAGGGGAGGTGAAGGATCTGGAGAATGGCACTTACCTCTTGTCCTTCCCCCTGCTCTGGGCTGGATGGGCCCAGGTGCAAGTGAGACTGATCCACTCCAGTGAGGCAGTTGGGGTCCTGCAAAGAGTCTGGAGAGGAAAACGAGCCACTGTTGATTTTAGAGGGCATTTCCGAGGAACAAATGGCATTCAAGAGACTGTCATCTGTAATGTGGACCCCCAGTCAACTGGAGCCAAAGGGTCTACCTGCCATTACAAGGATGTGGTTTCTGGGGAGATCTGGTTCTGTGCTCAACCCCGTACTTTGCCTTGCAATGCTTTAGTGGGTCACTCGAGTGGAAGTTATCTGAAGGTGACCACGCCACATGATCAAGACCTGCTGGCTGGGTAAGAAATCTAGAATCTTAAATGAGTCCCAGTCTTAACCACAGGCATGTGGAGGTGAGAAGACAACTGGAggaggtcagttctctccttccaccatgtggggctCAGGTATCAAACTCAGTCTTTGGTTTTGGCAGCAAGAACATGGTGGTCATcatcgtcaccaccaccaccaccaccaccaccaccaccaccaccatcacctagAGATTCCTACAGCTCAGTGTGAACTTGAATTTCTTGTGTGATTGAGGCATAGAAAGCAAGATTTCAAGATTATCCTTGGTTGCatagtgtcttagttaaggtccTACTGCTGCaagcagataccatgaccaatgcaactctcatatggacaacatttaattggggctggcttccaggttcagagcttcagtccattgtcatcaaggcaggaacatggcagcatccaggcaggcatggtgcaggaggggctgagagttctacatcttcatctggaggcggCTAGGGGTAGATtagcttccaggaagctagaatAAGGGTTTTAAAGGCCAAGCCCAGAGTGGCACAATTACttcgacaaggccacacctccaaatggtGCCATTCCCTTGGCTaggcatactcaaaccaccacacatagtGAATACAAATTGATCTTGGGAGCACGagcatgagaccctgtgtcaaagacACAGGGGGGAGGGTGCTATGTTCCCCAGTAACTGCATGTTTGTGTAACAACAGTAACAATTTATAGTGCTTTCTAGACTATAGTGGCAGGAAAATCGTAATTTCTCACATGTTGTGGAGATCTGTTTGTTATAAAATAGAAGTAGGTGACCCTTCTTTTATCTTAACTATCAGTGTACTGATAAGACCCTCCCTTGTATATTCCTCCTAACCACTATACTCACCACATGTTAGTGTGCCCACTTTAGTGTAGTGACCCTGATTTACACCGAGGATAAATAACCAGTCAGTCATGGTCTGCTCTTTTTTCATCTAATTTCATCTGGTCAACCTCCCTCACCACTCACACTCAGTGTTTCTTCAGGAATGTGACTGACCAGAAACTCCCTTCAAGCTTACCTCCAATCCTTGTCCTACCAGCAGCCTGGGGAAACATGAGTAACATGGGTGAGTAAGACTgggacatggggttggggatgggcCTCAGCTTAgatgggctctgtgtgtgtgtggagaacaGGCTCCTATCAAAATGTTTCCCCCAATTTTTctgtatcttattttattttgctttaagtTGTGTTACAATTTCCATTTCCTATTTTGTGCACTCTtgcgtgtatatgtatgagaACATATGTGCCATGTCAGACATGTGGAAGTCAGACGACAACTTGCAGAAATTAGTACTCTCTCtttacagtgtgagttccaggagttgaagtcaggtcatcaggctttggAACAGACACCTTTACTTgccaagccatctcactggctcctaTGGtagatttttagttttgtttggttttgttgttgttgttgctttctgCTCCCCCTCAAGGAAATGGGCTTCAGTGGTTTGAAAATCAGTAGTAATCAGAGCGAAAACAGATGCGATCCTTTCAGCGCAAGGGTGTCTGGGTAGTTGGTGTACAGAGCTCAAACTTGAAGAAGAGCTAATTCTGCTCTATCCAGGCCACAGTCAGAAAACAAGGAGTGAGGTAGGAACCAGGTCCAGTGCACATATTATTACTGCCCATAGAGCTCCAAATGCAATGTTTGCAAAGTGACCATCTGGGGGGCCTTGACTAATCAAGTATCCATAGTCAAAG from Rattus norvegicus strain BN/NHsdMcwi chromosome 12, GRCr8, whole genome shotgun sequence includes the following:
- the Nxpe5l3 gene encoding NXPE family member 3-like; this encodes MGQFKDYKILTVGLVFLLLAFWLTTTWHEPIIRLLPPPRPVSEDVSETIDRDSVPQELFNLTSLVYWPPTGGDRDDFLASTSPRTSTYHLKGPAQANYTLGSNLEAILVARDHWGRPKAHGGDLFRAQLLGPELRAGVPGEVKDLENGTYLLSFPLLWAGWAQVQVRLIHSSEAVGVLQRVWRGKRATVDFRGHFRGTNGIQETVICNVDPQSTGAKGSTCHYKDVVSGEIWFCAQPRTLPCNALVGHSSGSYLKVTTPHDQDLLAGNVTDQKLPSSLPPILVLPAAWGNMSNMALPSRPPCLPGHLSPKPSGFYHQDRWHSTFCSSRSFPTVDSILNCLAGRIVYMMGDSTLRQWWEYLRDTVPSLKPVDLHATYEVGPLMAVETTRGTVLHWRAHSWPLRSRLTPVASLHSVARELYGLAGGPYTVVVLGMGAHFTTFPPSIFARRLAGIRAAVKALLDREPSTLVVIKLANTGYKSVYGSDWLTLQMNRFLRAAFVGLRVAFVDAWEMTSSLAVPDNIHPRKLIVRNEVELFLSFICPT